The Leifsonia williamsii genome includes a region encoding these proteins:
- a CDS encoding Ig-like domain-containing protein → MSRLGAAWSWVAGHKSVAATAVSGTVVAALVATLAVVSGGYSAQHMMLDDAAVWVASDAKKSLGRANTEIEKLNSVVAGTGEALDVVQDGENVLLLDREASTVAAVDPATAEAGKSVALPPRSPQVAVAGDHVALLSQTTGQLWLTTMDQLDQYNSGSAATIDLGGRAVAALDPSGVLFAYQPGTRSVVRIDLTGPDPATTTHKVPTTGEGEDVAITSVAGHWAVFDPAERTLWLDGRTVSLGRQLEGASDIVLQQPAATGSAVWLAASTGLVRVPLDGSDPSRPVTGASGAPAAPVTVAGCTYAAWTGGAVWSSCGGDGKGAQSTLEKVPGGAQLAFRVNRQRAVLNDARSGVSWAVQSGNTRIDNWDELVSKKTTQELVDQSKTDSAPQYEKQEEPPVAVDDAFGARPGRVTPLPVLLNDYDANGDVLTIDSFTAVPEEQGTIELTNADQQLQISLPETATGTIDFDYTISDGRGGTATAHVTVTVRAPGENAPPVCVRNAKAVVQTGGRVTTAVLGDCYDPDGDSFYLAGASIPAPDLVTFTPQGQVAYSDHGDGGSVKDVSLVLSDGLAEGTGLLAVTVRPPGQVPIIADPFAVQAYEGQEVTVRPLDHVRGGNGTVRLSTVPTKADATLTPDYQGGTFRFESDQPGTHNIEYSVTDGVVTATGLVRVEVKAPPGAKTAPIAVPHTAFIREQSSQDVDVLSTDIDPSGGVLLVTGVTPPDASSGVSVQALQQRTLRVTLGRPLAGPVDFHYRLSNGLADTIGTVTIVQLPPLAVHQPPIAAPDAIAVRVDDVVDIPVLANDVQPDGDELTLDPTLATPLPAGAGLLFASGDQLRYLAPSKPGNYTAAYRVNGEDGQWATAEVTIAVRERDAATNNPPVPKTVTARVLAGDVVRVTVPLSGIDPDGDSVQFIGQETNPQKGAVVASGPDWMDFQAGDYAAGTDTFSYAVVDALGARATGTVRVGIAPHVEGARNPVAVEDDVTARPGKKLSVQVLANDSDPDGSPLTVSGVTPLEGTAKAKVIGDLVQVSTPEAEGTYGFLYSIQNARGGTSQAFLRVTVSKNAPPARPVVDDTTLGLSDILGKEHVDVNVLANVFFADGAVSSLKLSLVQGYGSGAKVTADKRVRVAIAADSQIIPFRVANPEDESIVAYGFVRVPGYDDALPQLKRGAPALTVVSEKTLTIHLNDYIVAVGGRKVRLTDAATVRATHADGGDLVVNSDTLQYTSSARYFGPASISFQVTDGTSANDPKGNVATIVLPIDVTARENQPPVFTGALIDFEPGQSKTVDLAKLTRYPYAQDQDELQYSIQEPRPQGVTLALNGQKLTVTVAAGTAKGARPSIAIGVKDAVNPGQAGRIDVNVVPSTRPLPSPQSDRVIAPRGKTSTVDVLANDQATNPFPGKPLRVVAVRAASGGLPDGVSVTPSADNATLSITVSPTAAPADATLQYEVADATGDADRYTWGTVVVSVQDRPAPVSNVQIGAIGDRSLALSWVPGAFNNSPITGFDVTMASAASGAVLSTTECSTTTCTIQTPGNGPENAVTLTVRAKNALGASDPTSYAEPVWSDVVPNAPAAVGSTPLDHGLRITWTKPAEAPGASAITSYWVTLGGVTNSLQVSGADPVGTPYSLSISDAGIANGASIGFAVSSRNGFYQGRTTWNQTQGSGVPAGAPLTTGVAPVATPSEQDGTTATLSWSGVFSDNGKPVTDYFAAVFQGGAIPNCTVTGVEDGAPVLRHDPLSGSFKQVQGGQVQFSGLQPNQTYGFAVYAYNGQGCTRSSVSTATVRQAPGGVTGVVVTTPAQRNGESTYDFQVDVNYRHGSGNRPVIDYSLVLPDGSTEPGRFNNTTSGLASGQNGSHYGVPLQIRIDRICETYPDGSQLCSTPGFTQKLGVAVSTEIGGTRYDPATRTFTWTSWPTGSGYSSVTYSCDGGVTTAPMPAVGQTASCVAPEDVLSPELQVRVMVDGDEYTQTYPASGMAG, encoded by the coding sequence CCGGTCCCGACCCGGCGACCACGACCCACAAGGTGCCGACGACGGGAGAGGGGGAGGATGTCGCCATCACCTCCGTCGCGGGGCACTGGGCGGTCTTCGACCCGGCCGAGCGGACGCTGTGGCTCGACGGACGCACCGTGAGCCTCGGCCGCCAGCTGGAGGGCGCCTCCGACATCGTGCTGCAGCAGCCGGCGGCGACCGGCTCGGCCGTCTGGCTCGCGGCGAGCACGGGTCTCGTGCGGGTTCCGCTCGACGGCTCGGACCCGAGCCGCCCGGTGACGGGAGCCTCCGGGGCTCCCGCAGCACCGGTCACGGTCGCGGGCTGCACGTACGCGGCCTGGACGGGCGGCGCGGTGTGGAGCTCGTGCGGCGGCGATGGCAAGGGGGCGCAGAGCACGCTCGAGAAGGTGCCGGGCGGGGCGCAGCTCGCGTTCCGCGTCAACCGCCAGCGGGCCGTGCTCAACGACGCGCGGTCCGGCGTCTCGTGGGCCGTGCAGAGCGGCAACACCCGCATCGACAACTGGGACGAGCTGGTCTCGAAGAAGACCACGCAGGAGCTCGTCGACCAGTCGAAGACCGACAGCGCTCCGCAGTACGAGAAGCAGGAGGAGCCTCCCGTCGCCGTCGACGACGCGTTCGGCGCCCGGCCGGGTCGCGTCACTCCGCTGCCGGTGCTGCTCAACGACTACGACGCCAACGGCGACGTGCTGACGATCGACTCGTTCACCGCCGTGCCGGAGGAGCAGGGCACGATCGAGCTGACGAACGCCGACCAGCAGCTGCAGATCTCGCTGCCGGAGACGGCGACCGGCACCATCGACTTCGACTACACCATCTCGGACGGCCGCGGCGGGACCGCGACGGCGCACGTCACGGTGACCGTGCGGGCGCCCGGCGAGAACGCGCCCCCGGTGTGCGTGCGCAACGCGAAGGCCGTCGTGCAGACCGGCGGCCGCGTCACCACCGCCGTGCTCGGCGACTGCTACGACCCGGACGGCGACTCGTTCTACCTGGCCGGAGCGAGCATCCCCGCGCCCGATCTCGTCACCTTCACGCCGCAGGGCCAGGTCGCCTACTCGGACCACGGCGACGGCGGCTCCGTCAAGGACGTGTCCCTCGTGCTCTCCGACGGACTGGCCGAGGGGACGGGCCTGCTCGCGGTGACGGTGCGGCCGCCCGGCCAGGTGCCGATCATCGCCGACCCGTTCGCCGTGCAGGCGTACGAGGGGCAGGAGGTCACGGTCCGCCCGCTCGACCACGTGCGCGGCGGCAACGGCACCGTGCGGCTGAGCACGGTCCCGACCAAGGCCGACGCCACGCTCACGCCGGACTACCAGGGCGGCACGTTCCGGTTCGAGTCCGACCAGCCGGGGACCCACAACATCGAGTACTCGGTCACCGACGGCGTGGTGACGGCCACCGGACTCGTGCGCGTGGAGGTGAAGGCGCCCCCAGGGGCGAAGACCGCCCCGATCGCGGTGCCGCACACGGCCTTCATCCGCGAGCAGTCCAGCCAGGACGTGGACGTGCTCTCGACCGACATCGACCCGTCCGGCGGTGTTCTGCTCGTCACAGGCGTGACGCCGCCCGACGCGTCGTCGGGCGTGTCGGTGCAGGCGCTGCAGCAGCGCACCCTCCGCGTCACCCTCGGCCGGCCGCTCGCCGGCCCCGTCGACTTCCACTACCGGCTCAGCAACGGGCTGGCCGACACGATCGGCACGGTCACGATCGTGCAGCTCCCGCCCCTCGCCGTGCACCAGCCGCCCATTGCGGCGCCGGACGCGATCGCGGTGCGCGTGGACGACGTGGTCGACATCCCGGTGCTGGCCAACGACGTGCAGCCCGACGGCGACGAGCTGACGCTCGACCCGACGCTCGCGACGCCGCTGCCGGCCGGAGCGGGACTGCTGTTCGCGAGCGGCGACCAGCTGCGCTACCTCGCCCCCTCGAAGCCGGGCAACTACACCGCCGCGTACCGGGTGAACGGCGAGGACGGCCAGTGGGCCACCGCCGAGGTCACCATCGCGGTGCGCGAGCGCGACGCGGCCACCAACAACCCGCCGGTGCCGAAGACGGTGACCGCCCGGGTGCTGGCCGGCGACGTCGTACGCGTCACCGTGCCGCTGTCCGGGATCGACCCCGACGGGGACTCCGTCCAGTTCATCGGTCAGGAGACCAACCCGCAGAAGGGCGCCGTCGTCGCGTCGGGTCCGGACTGGATGGACTTCCAGGCGGGGGACTACGCGGCAGGGACCGACACCTTCTCGTACGCGGTGGTCGACGCCCTGGGCGCGCGGGCCACCGGCACGGTCCGCGTGGGCATCGCGCCGCACGTCGAGGGCGCGCGCAACCCCGTCGCCGTCGAGGACGACGTGACGGCCCGCCCCGGCAAGAAGCTCAGCGTGCAGGTGCTCGCCAACGACAGCGACCCCGACGGCAGCCCGCTCACGGTGAGCGGGGTGACGCCGCTCGAGGGCACGGCGAAGGCGAAGGTCATCGGCGATCTGGTGCAGGTGAGCACCCCCGAGGCCGAGGGCACCTACGGATTCCTCTACAGCATCCAGAACGCGCGGGGAGGGACGAGCCAGGCGTTCCTCCGCGTGACGGTCAGCAAGAACGCGCCGCCCGCGCGGCCGGTGGTCGACGACACGACGCTCGGGCTGTCGGACATCCTCGGCAAGGAGCATGTCGACGTCAACGTGCTGGCGAACGTCTTCTTCGCCGACGGCGCGGTGTCTTCGCTGAAGCTGTCGCTGGTGCAGGGGTACGGCTCGGGCGCCAAGGTGACGGCCGACAAACGCGTGCGCGTGGCGATCGCGGCGGACAGCCAGATCATCCCGTTCCGGGTCGCCAACCCCGAGGACGAGTCGATCGTGGCGTACGGCTTCGTGCGCGTCCCCGGGTACGACGACGCTCTGCCGCAGCTGAAGCGCGGAGCGCCGGCGCTGACCGTCGTCAGCGAGAAGACGCTGACCATCCACCTCAACGACTACATCGTCGCGGTCGGCGGCCGGAAGGTGCGCCTGACGGATGCGGCGACCGTGCGCGCGACGCACGCCGACGGCGGCGACCTCGTGGTGAACAGCGACACCCTGCAGTACACGTCGTCGGCGCGCTACTTCGGCCCCGCCTCCATCTCGTTCCAGGTGACCGACGGCACGAGCGCCAACGATCCCAAGGGCAACGTCGCGACCATCGTGCTGCCCATCGACGTCACGGCGCGCGAGAACCAGCCGCCCGTGTTCACCGGCGCGCTGATCGACTTCGAGCCGGGGCAGTCCAAGACCGTCGACCTGGCGAAGCTGACCCGTTACCCATACGCGCAGGACCAGGACGAGCTGCAGTACAGCATCCAGGAGCCGCGTCCGCAGGGCGTCACGCTCGCCCTCAACGGGCAGAAGCTCACCGTCACCGTCGCCGCCGGCACCGCGAAGGGGGCCCGACCGTCGATCGCGATCGGTGTGAAGGATGCGGTCAACCCCGGTCAGGCCGGGCGGATCGACGTGAACGTGGTGCCGTCCACCCGGCCGCTCCCGAGCCCGCAGTCGGATCGGGTGATCGCTCCGCGCGGCAAGACGAGCACCGTCGACGTGCTGGCCAACGACCAGGCCACCAACCCGTTCCCGGGCAAGCCGCTGCGCGTGGTCGCGGTCCGCGCGGCCAGCGGGGGCCTGCCCGACGGCGTGAGCGTCACGCCGAGCGCGGACAACGCCACGCTGTCGATCACGGTGTCGCCGACCGCGGCGCCTGCCGACGCCACGCTGCAGTACGAGGTCGCCGACGCGACCGGCGACGCCGACCGCTACACCTGGGGCACCGTCGTGGTGTCCGTGCAGGACCGGCCGGCTCCGGTCTCGAACGTCCAGATCGGTGCGATCGGCGACCGCAGCCTCGCGCTGAGCTGGGTGCCGGGCGCCTTCAACAACTCGCCGATCACCGGGTTCGACGTGACCATGGCCTCCGCGGCCTCCGGCGCGGTGCTGTCGACGACCGAGTGCTCGACGACCACGTGCACGATCCAGACGCCGGGCAACGGCCCGGAGAACGCGGTGACGCTCACGGTGCGCGCGAAGAACGCGCTCGGCGCCTCCGACCCGACCTCCTACGCCGAGCCGGTGTGGTCGGACGTCGTGCCGAACGCGCCGGCGGCCGTCGGCTCCACGCCGCTCGATCACGGGCTGCGCATCACCTGGACCAAGCCGGCCGAGGCCCCCGGCGCCAGCGCGATCACCTCGTACTGGGTGACCCTGGGCGGCGTGACCAACTCGCTGCAGGTATCCGGAGCGGACCCGGTCGGCACACCCTACTCGCTGTCGATCTCCGACGCGGGCATTGCGAACGGCGCCTCCATCGGCTTCGCGGTCTCGTCGCGGAACGGCTTCTACCAGGGCCGCACGACATGGAACCAGACCCAGGGGAGCGGCGTCCCCGCCGGCGCGCCGCTCACGACGGGCGTGGCCCCGGTCGCGACGCCGAGCGAGCAGGACGGGACCACGGCCACGCTCAGCTGGTCGGGGGTCTTCAGCGACAACGGCAAGCCGGTCACCGACTACTTCGCCGCGGTGTTCCAGGGCGGGGCGATCCCCAACTGCACCGTGACCGGGGTGGAGGACGGCGCCCCGGTGCTGCGCCACGACCCGCTCTCCGGCTCGTTCAAGCAGGTCCAGGGCGGGCAGGTCCAGTTCTCGGGTCTCCAGCCGAACCAGACCTACGGCTTCGCGGTGTACGCGTACAACGGGCAGGGCTGCACGCGCAGCTCCGTCAGCACCGCGACGGTGCGGCAGGCGCCGGGCGGGGTGACCGGCGTGGTCGTCACGACCCCGGCGCAGCGAAACGGCGAGAGCACCTACGACTTCCAGGTCGACGTCAACTACCGGCACGGCAGCGGGAACAGGCCGGTCATCGACTACTCGCTGGTCCTGCCGGACGGCTCCACCGAGCCAGGGCGCTTCAACAACACGACGAGCGGCCTGGCGTCCGGCCAGAACGGCTCCCACTACGGCGTGCCCCTGCAGATCCGCATCGACAGGATCTGTGAGACGTATCCCGACGGGTCGCAGCTGTGCTCGACTCCCGGCTTCACCCAGAAGCTCGGCGTGGCGGTGAGCACGGAGATCGGCGGCACGCGGTACGACCCCGCCACGCGCACCTTCACGTGGACGTCGTGGCCGACCGGTTCGGGCTACAGCAGTGTCACCTACAGCTGCGACGGCGGCGTGACGACCGCACCGATGCCGGCCGTCGGCCAGACGGCGTCCTGCGTCGCTCCGGAGGACGTGCTCAGCCCGGAGCTGCAGGTGCGCGTGATGGTGGACGGCGACGAGTACACGCAGACATATCCCGCTTCCGGCATGGCGGGATGA
- a CDS encoding AAA family ATPase encodes MTMTPEQASWFSGVFDRLVQNIDRVLLGKTHVIRLALTAMLSEGHLLLEDYPGTGKTSLARAIAESVRGTTNRVQFTPDLLPGDITGVNIYDQRTGAFEFHRGPIFANIVLADEINRASPKTQSALLEVMEEQQVTVDGVRHPVGAPFMVIATQNPIEQAGTYRLPEAQLDRFLMKASIGYPDHEATLRILEGAERRAHEVVVPEVVSAATVVEMATMARGAHVDPTINDYVSRLVEASRDADEIRLGVSVRGALALVRAAKTLAAASGRYYVTPDDVKALAEPVLAHRLVLDPEAEFEGVTASSIVGQLLIEVPPPSDRAAV; translated from the coding sequence ATGACGATGACCCCCGAGCAGGCCAGCTGGTTCTCGGGCGTGTTCGACCGCCTGGTGCAGAACATCGACCGCGTCCTGCTGGGCAAGACCCACGTCATCCGGCTCGCGCTGACCGCGATGCTGAGCGAGGGCCACCTGCTGCTCGAGGACTACCCGGGCACCGGCAAGACCTCCCTCGCCCGGGCCATCGCCGAGAGCGTGCGCGGCACCACCAACCGGGTGCAGTTCACGCCCGACCTGCTGCCCGGCGACATCACCGGGGTCAACATCTACGACCAGCGGACCGGCGCCTTCGAGTTCCACCGCGGCCCGATCTTCGCCAACATCGTGCTCGCCGACGAGATCAACCGGGCGAGCCCGAAAACGCAGTCGGCGCTGCTGGAGGTGATGGAGGAGCAGCAGGTGACCGTCGACGGCGTGCGCCATCCGGTGGGCGCGCCGTTCATGGTGATCGCCACGCAGAACCCGATCGAGCAGGCCGGCACCTACCGGCTGCCGGAGGCGCAGCTCGACCGGTTCCTCATGAAGGCGTCGATCGGCTACCCCGACCACGAGGCGACGCTGCGCATCCTCGAAGGCGCGGAGCGCCGGGCGCACGAGGTCGTGGTGCCGGAGGTCGTCTCGGCGGCGACGGTCGTCGAGATGGCGACGATGGCGCGCGGCGCTCACGTCGACCCGACGATCAACGACTACGTCTCGCGGCTCGTGGAGGCCAGCCGCGACGCCGACGAGATCCGCCTGGGCGTCAGCGTCCGCGGGGCGCTCGCCCTGGTCCGTGCGGCGAAGACGCTCGCCGCCGCCTCCGGCCGTTACTACGTGACCCCCGACGACGTGAAAGCGCTGGCCGAGCCGGTGCTCGCCCACCGACTGGTGCTCGACCCCGAGGCGGAGTTCGAGGGCGTCACCGCCTCGAGCATCGTGGGCCAGCTGCTGATCGAGGTGCCGCCGCCGAGCGATCGGGCCGCCGTGTGA
- a CDS encoding DUF58 domain-containing protein: MTTVTRTQAELTNARARIVGEREGVLADAIVWTVRTSAVVGHAVARVARRVSGVVTPLGWAMALLTVLALVAGYVFGWVEAVVLGWAALALLIIASGYLAGRLAYNVRLSLPANRVVVGDRAPGGVAVRNPLRRRLPGVRVEVPVGHGLAEFAAPSLGAGEEHADVFVVPTQRRGIVPIGPVRTVRADPIGLLRREVVWAESLDLFVHPRIIAIPSMSTGFVRDLEGAPTRDLTSSDIAFHALREYQPGDERRYIHWKSTAKTGSYMVRQFEETRRSHLLVALSLSEADYATDEEFEIAVSVAGSLGVRAMLDARTVSVVASAETPEFAKRMVFSSRRLRTVNRGSLLDDLSGVERATAALRLPELAQVAAEDAAGISIAFLVCGSTSTPAQLRAAASHFPLGVDVVAIVCDENAVPSLRRVADLSVLTIGYLEDLQRSLAKRLAT; the protein is encoded by the coding sequence GTGACCACGGTCACCCGGACGCAGGCGGAGCTCACCAACGCGCGGGCCCGCATCGTCGGCGAGCGCGAAGGCGTCCTCGCCGACGCGATCGTCTGGACCGTCCGGACGAGCGCGGTGGTCGGCCATGCGGTCGCGCGCGTGGCGCGCCGGGTGAGCGGCGTCGTCACGCCGCTGGGCTGGGCCATGGCGCTCCTCACGGTCCTCGCGCTCGTCGCCGGGTACGTCTTCGGCTGGGTGGAGGCGGTGGTGCTCGGCTGGGCGGCCCTCGCGCTGCTGATCATCGCGTCGGGTTACCTCGCCGGCCGCCTCGCGTACAACGTGCGGCTGTCCCTCCCCGCCAACCGGGTCGTCGTCGGCGACCGCGCCCCGGGCGGCGTGGCGGTCCGCAACCCGCTGCGCCGCCGCCTTCCCGGCGTGCGCGTCGAGGTCCCGGTCGGCCACGGCCTCGCCGAGTTCGCCGCGCCGTCGCTGGGCGCGGGGGAGGAGCACGCCGACGTCTTCGTCGTGCCGACGCAGCGCCGCGGCATCGTGCCGATCGGCCCCGTGCGCACCGTGCGCGCCGATCCGATCGGGCTGCTGCGGCGCGAGGTGGTGTGGGCGGAGTCGCTCGATCTGTTCGTGCACCCCCGCATCATCGCGATCCCGAGCATGAGCACGGGGTTCGTGCGCGACCTGGAGGGGGCGCCGACCCGCGACCTCACCTCCAGCGACATCGCCTTCCACGCCCTTCGCGAGTACCAGCCTGGGGACGAGCGGCGCTACATCCACTGGAAGAGCACGGCGAAGACCGGCAGCTACATGGTGCGCCAGTTCGAGGAGACGCGCCGCAGTCACCTGCTCGTCGCGCTCAGCCTGTCCGAGGCCGACTACGCGACGGACGAGGAGTTCGAGATCGCCGTGAGCGTCGCCGGGTCGCTCGGCGTCCGCGCGATGCTCGACGCGCGCACCGTGTCGGTGGTCGCGAGCGCCGAGACGCCCGAGTTCGCCAAGCGGATGGTGTTCAGCTCGCGCCGGCTGCGCACCGTCAACCGGGGCTCCCTGCTCGACGACCTCTCCGGCGTGGAGCGTGCCACCGCGGCTCTGCGACTGCCCGAGCTGGCACAGGTGGCGGCGGAGGACGCGGCCGGCATCTCCATCGCCTTCCTGGTGTGCGGCTCGACGTCGACGCCGGCCCAGCTGCGTGCGGCCGCCTCGCACTTCCCGCTCGGCGTCGACGTCGTCGCGATCGTGTGCGACGAGAATGCCGTGCCATCGCTTCGGCGGGTCGCCGACCTGAGCGTGCTGACCATCGGCTACCTGGAGGACCTCCAGCGGAGCCTGGCGAAACGGCTCGCGACATGA